One genomic window of Pseudomonas chlororaphis subsp. piscium includes the following:
- a CDS encoding APC family permease — protein sequence MNSNASVQTGALAPPASRKKLGLTALLAVAIGLVVSQGVMVLMLQGVGIAGLGFIVPLGLAYLLALSYACSFSELALMIPRAGSLSTYTEVAIGQFPAILATFSGYVVVAMFALSAELLLMEFIIDKVYPHSMPPLTVALGVLALFTLLNLFNIDIFARLQTVLAVVMTLVLLVMGLSAMNSDIVAPNPTLFDSAHWNPLGLGVIALTAMAVWGFVGAEFVCPLVEETRRPERNIPGSMMLGLTIIFVIISLYALGALLTVPQAELASNGLPHYLFATTVFGEAGKVFLVTAAITATCSTLNSSLAAIPRMLFGMARNGQAFGVFKRQGKRTGAPWVAVLFIAAVTGLPLLLMHDHADAINQLLLSAALAWLLAYIITHVNVIALRRRYPQVARPFRTPFYPLPQLFGIAGMLFAIWNVSPSPEMTFSIFAYAGLVLLIVSIIAVLWIKGVMGKPLFKPEPLASVLGTLDKNPQGDSQ from the coding sequence ATGAACAGCAATGCAAGCGTGCAAACCGGCGCCCTGGCGCCGCCCGCGAGTCGCAAGAAACTCGGCCTCACCGCGCTGTTGGCGGTGGCCATCGGCCTGGTGGTCTCACAGGGCGTGATGGTGCTGATGCTGCAAGGCGTCGGCATCGCCGGCCTGGGCTTTATCGTGCCCCTGGGCCTGGCCTACCTGCTGGCCCTGAGCTACGCCTGTTCGTTCTCCGAGCTGGCGCTGATGATCCCCCGTGCCGGTAGCCTGAGTACCTACACCGAGGTCGCCATCGGCCAGTTCCCGGCGATCCTGGCGACCTTTTCCGGCTACGTGGTGGTGGCGATGTTCGCCCTGTCGGCTGAGCTGTTGCTGATGGAGTTCATCATCGACAAGGTCTACCCGCACTCCATGCCACCTTTGACCGTGGCCCTGGGGGTACTGGCGCTGTTCACCCTGCTCAACCTGTTCAACATCGACATCTTCGCCCGCCTGCAGACGGTGCTGGCGGTGGTGATGACCCTGGTCTTGCTGGTGATGGGCCTGAGCGCGATGAACAGCGACATAGTCGCGCCCAACCCGACGCTGTTCGACAGCGCGCATTGGAATCCCCTGGGCCTGGGGGTGATCGCCCTGACGGCGATGGCGGTCTGGGGGTTTGTCGGCGCCGAGTTCGTCTGCCCGCTGGTGGAAGAAACCCGGCGCCCGGAGCGCAATATCCCCGGCTCGATGATGCTCGGCCTGACCATCATCTTCGTGATCATCAGCCTGTACGCCCTGGGTGCCTTGCTCACCGTGCCCCAGGCGGAACTGGCCAGCAACGGCCTGCCGCATTACCTGTTCGCCACCACGGTGTTCGGCGAGGCGGGCAAGGTGTTCCTGGTGACCGCGGCGATCACCGCCACCTGCAGCACCCTCAACAGTTCGCTGGCGGCGATCCCGCGCATGCTGTTCGGCATGGCCCGCAATGGCCAGGCGTTCGGTGTGTTCAAGCGCCAGGGCAAGCGCACCGGCGCGCCCTGGGTGGCGGTGCTGTTCATTGCCGCGGTCACCGGCCTGCCGTTGCTGTTGATGCACGACCATGCCGACGCGATCAACCAGCTGCTGCTCTCGGCGGCCCTGGCCTGGCTGCTGGCCTACATCATCACCCACGTCAACGTCATCGCCCTGCGTCGGCGCTACCCGCAGGTGGCGCGGCCGTTCCGCACGCCGTTCTACCCCTTGCCGCAGCTGTTCGGCATCGCCGGCATGCTGTTTGCGATCTGGAACGTGTCGCCCAGCCCGGAGATGACCTTTTCGATTTTTGCCTATGCCGGCCTGGTGCTGCTGATCGTCTCGATCATCGCCGTGCTGTGGATCAAGGGCGTGATGGGCAAGCCGCTGTTCAAGCCGGAGCCGCTGGCCAGCGTGCTCGGCACCCTCGATAAAAACCCGCAAGGAGACTCGCAATGA
- a CDS encoding aldehyde dehydrogenase: MKDFNEWTALAQRQRLIDSAFIEGQACQAESGARFDVVNPATEKRLAQVAACGEVEVDRAVRSARRAFEQGPWARMAPSERKAILLRLSRLMLEHRDELALLDSLSMGKPVMDAWNIDVPGAAQVFAWYGESLDKLYDQVAPSASNVLATITRVPLGVIGAVVPWNFPLDMAAWKLAPALAAGNSVVLKPAEQSPFSALRLAELAIEAGIPKGVLNVVPGLGEEAGRALGLHMDVDALVFTGSTEVGKYFMQYAAQSNLKQVWLECGGKSPNLVFADCQDLDLAAEKAAFGIFFNQGEVCSANSRLLVQRSIADAFIERLVAKARQWQPGNPLDPASRAGAIVDARQAQRIKRYIEQAQAEGAQRVCGGRQLSFDGSSNFIEPTIFTGVTADMTLAREEVFGPVLAVTLFDDEDQAVALANEHIYGLAASLWTDDLNRAHRVSRRLNAGTVSVNTVDALDVTVPFGGGKQSGFGRDLSLHSFDKYTQLKTTWIQLRG, from the coding sequence GTGAAAGATTTCAACGAGTGGACAGCCCTGGCGCAACGGCAACGCCTGATCGACAGCGCCTTTATCGAAGGCCAGGCGTGCCAGGCCGAGAGCGGCGCGCGCTTCGATGTGGTCAACCCGGCCACCGAGAAACGCTTGGCCCAGGTGGCTGCCTGCGGTGAGGTCGAGGTCGACCGGGCCGTGCGCAGCGCCCGTCGTGCGTTCGAGCAGGGCCCCTGGGCCAGGATGGCGCCGAGCGAGCGCAAGGCGATCCTGCTGCGCCTGTCGCGGCTGATGCTGGAGCACCGTGACGAACTGGCCTTGCTCGACTCCCTGAGCATGGGCAAGCCGGTGATGGATGCCTGGAACATCGACGTGCCGGGCGCCGCCCAGGTGTTCGCCTGGTACGGTGAAAGCCTCGACAAGCTCTATGACCAGGTGGCGCCGAGCGCCAGCAATGTCCTGGCGACCATCACCCGGGTGCCGCTGGGGGTGATCGGCGCGGTGGTGCCGTGGAACTTCCCGCTGGACATGGCTGCCTGGAAGCTGGCCCCGGCCCTGGCCGCCGGCAACAGCGTGGTGCTCAAGCCGGCCGAGCAGTCGCCGTTCTCGGCCCTGCGCCTGGCCGAACTTGCCATCGAAGCCGGCATTCCCAAAGGTGTACTCAACGTGGTGCCGGGCCTGGGCGAGGAGGCCGGTCGTGCCCTGGGCCTGCATATGGACGTGGATGCCCTGGTGTTCACCGGCTCCACCGAGGTGGGCAAGTACTTCATGCAATACGCCGCGCAATCAAACCTCAAGCAGGTCTGGCTGGAGTGCGGCGGCAAGAGCCCGAACCTGGTGTTTGCCGATTGCCAGGACCTGGACCTGGCGGCCGAGAAAGCCGCGTTCGGCATCTTCTTCAACCAGGGCGAAGTCTGCTCGGCCAACTCGCGCTTGCTGGTACAGCGCTCGATCGCCGACGCGTTCATTGAGCGCCTGGTGGCCAAGGCGCGCCAGTGGCAACCGGGCAATCCGCTTGACCCGGCGAGCCGGGCAGGGGCCATCGTCGATGCGCGGCAGGCGCAGCGCATCAAGCGGTACATCGAGCAGGCCCAGGCCGAGGGCGCGCAACGGGTGTGCGGCGGTCGGCAACTGAGCTTCGACGGCTCGAGCAACTTCATCGAACCGACCATCTTCACTGGCGTGACCGCCGACATGACCCTGGCCCGCGAAGAAGTGTTCGGCCCGGTGCTGGCGGTCACGCTGTTCGATGACGAAGACCAGGCGGTGGCCCTGGCCAACGAGCACATCTATGGCCTGGCCGCGTCGCTGTGGACCGACGATCTGAACCGCGCGCATCGAGTATCACGGCGGCTGAATGCCGGGACGGTGTCGGTGAATACCGTCGATGCGCTGGATGTGACGGTGCCCTTTGGCGGCGGCAAACAGTCGGGTTTTGGCCGCGACCTGTCGCTGCATTCGTTCGACAAGTACACCCAGCTGAAAACCACCTGGATTCAACTGCGGGGCTGA